In Acidobacteriota bacterium, a genomic segment contains:
- a CDS encoding DUF4178 domain-containing protein produces MGLFDFLKKKKEPEGLDPLHDLSLEKMQPGYIVDYDMRSWKVTARHRYDFDGDTTLEWELQDGDETWFLEREVDDEAYWSLSRKIPLAAIDGDVRKTIIEQDDPPECITCKGRTYYLEESGAGYFFKNEQGSGEGFVYWSFADESEKHYLTIEQWGETDFEASEGHPVEEYQFTNVLPG; encoded by the coding sequence ATGGGACTTTTCGATTTCCTGAAAAAGAAGAAAGAGCCCGAGGGCCTCGATCCCCTTCATGATCTGAGCCTCGAAAAGATGCAGCCCGGCTACATCGTCGACTACGACATGCGCAGTTGGAAGGTGACGGCCCGCCACCGCTACGACTTCGACGGTGACACCACTCTGGAGTGGGAGCTGCAGGACGGCGACGAGACCTGGTTTCTGGAACGCGAAGTCGACGACGAAGCCTACTGGTCGCTGTCGCGCAAGATCCCCCTGGCGGCCATCGACGGCGACGTCCGCAAAACCATCATCGAGCAGGACGACCCGCCCGAGTGCATCACCTGCAAGGGCCGCACCTATTACCTGGAAGAGTCGGGCGCGGGATATTTCTTCAAGAACGAACAAGGCTCTGGAGAGGGATTCGTCTACTGGTCTTTTGCCGACGAGAGCGAGAAGCACTACCTGACCATCGAGCAGTGGGGCGAAACCGATTTCGAGGCCTCCGAGGGACATCCGGTGGAAGAGTACCAATTCACCAACGTCCTGCCCGGCTGA
- a CDS encoding DUF350 domain-containing protein, whose amino-acid sequence MTLDQVLSGLVYLVSVLILFLIGRFVFDKILHRSFSLRHELLEKDNVALALAVSGYYFGLVIALGGVLFGPSSGLVNDLIDIFVYGLLSIVLLNFSIWVNDRILLSSFSNEKEIIQDRNAGMGAVEAGNHVAVGLIVAGAISGQGGGIGTALAFWIIAQAVLIVGARIYDWITPYSLHDEIEKDNVAVGVAFAGVLVALGNIVGAGIYGDFYSWTENLTVLGQFVLFGFILLPVVRWVTDKVLLPGASLTDELVNQEHPNLGAGIIEAFSYIAASFLIGWIV is encoded by the coding sequence ATGACCCTCGATCAAGTCCTGAGCGGACTCGTCTACCTCGTTTCGGTCCTCATCCTCTTTCTCATCGGACGCTTCGTCTTCGACAAGATCCTGCACCGCAGCTTCTCACTGCGCCACGAACTGCTGGAGAAAGACAACGTAGCTCTGGCGCTGGCCGTCTCCGGGTACTACTTCGGACTCGTCATAGCGCTGGGAGGCGTCCTCTTCGGGCCCTCCAGCGGACTGGTCAATGACCTCATCGACATTTTCGTCTACGGCCTGCTCTCCATCGTCCTCCTCAACTTCTCCATCTGGGTCAACGACCGCATCCTTCTCTCCAGCTTTTCCAACGAGAAGGAGATCATTCAAGACCGGAACGCCGGCATGGGCGCGGTGGAGGCGGGCAACCACGTCGCCGTGGGACTCATCGTGGCAGGGGCCATTTCAGGGCAGGGCGGCGGCATCGGCACCGCGCTGGCTTTCTGGATCATCGCCCAAGCCGTGCTCATCGTGGGAGCCCGCATCTACGACTGGATCACCCCCTACTCGCTGCACGACGAAATCGAGAAAGACAACGTGGCCGTGGGCGTGGCCTTCGCCGGAGTGCTGGTCGCCCTCGGCAACATCGTGGGGGCCGGAATCTACGGCGACTTCTACTCCTGGACCGAGAATCTGACGGTGTTGGGCCAATTCGTCCTCTTCGGCTTCATCCTGCTGCCCGTGGTGCGCTGGGTGACCGACAAAGTGCTGCTGCCGGGGGCCAGCCTCACCGACGAGCTGGTCAATCAGGAACATCCCAACCTGGGAGCGGGCATCATCGAAGCCTTTTCCTACATCGCCGCCTCTTTTCTGATCGGCTGGATCGTGTAA
- a CDS encoding polyamine aminopropyltransferase yields the protein MAARNQLLKACIFATGLAGIVAEYVMATLASYLMGDSVRQWTLTVSLMLFAMGVGSRLSRRFRRRLLDAFVAVELLLSLLCASAALLTYTLAVWIEPVSMVVYPLAFAIGLLIGLEMPLATRLNDYYEELRINISSVMEKDYYGALLGGLLFAFLALPYLGLTYTPILLGTVNFAVAAALFWQFRSQLARPRFFTLAFAALTLLLAALLLLARPIVLYAEQSRYRDLVVYQEQTPYQKIVITRWKNHHWLYLNGAEQFSSYDEERYHEPLVHPAMKAAAARHQVLILGGGDGLALREVLKHPEVEAVDLVDLDPAMTRLGRNHPVLLQLNQEAFEDERVTVVNQDAYAFLDESSQIYDVIIVDLPDPKSVELARLYSLEFYSLASRQLAQGGVLVTQATSPLFARRAFLCIYKTMGEAGLSTAAMHNHVPTMGEWGWVVGIKGPPLSSEQVRERLLELDFQDLSTRYLDRDALHTLLYFGKDTFRDLEAIEVNRQMSLRLQRYYQGGDWDLY from the coding sequence ATGGCCGCGCGAAACCAACTGCTGAAAGCCTGCATTTTCGCCACCGGACTGGCGGGCATCGTGGCCGAGTACGTGATGGCTACCCTGGCCAGCTACCTGATGGGCGACTCGGTACGCCAGTGGACGCTCACCGTCTCCCTCATGCTCTTCGCCATGGGGGTGGGAAGCCGCCTCAGCCGCCGCTTCCGCCGCCGCCTGCTGGACGCCTTCGTGGCCGTGGAACTGCTGCTCTCGCTGCTCTGCGCCTCGGCCGCCCTGCTCACCTACACCTTGGCCGTGTGGATCGAGCCCGTCAGCATGGTGGTCTACCCGCTGGCCTTCGCCATCGGACTCCTCATCGGACTGGAAATGCCGCTGGCTACCCGCCTCAACGACTACTACGAGGAATTGCGCATCAACATCTCCTCGGTTATGGAGAAGGACTACTACGGCGCCCTCCTGGGCGGACTCCTCTTCGCCTTCCTGGCCCTGCCTTACCTGGGACTGACCTACACGCCCATACTGCTGGGGACGGTCAACTTCGCCGTGGCGGCGGCGCTCTTCTGGCAGTTCCGCTCCCAACTGGCCCGCCCCCGCTTTTTCACCCTCGCTTTCGCCGCCCTTACCCTGTTGCTGGCCGCCTTGCTCTTGCTGGCCCGGCCCATCGTCCTCTACGCGGAACAGAGCCGATACCGCGACCTGGTCGTCTACCAGGAGCAAACGCCCTACCAGAAGATCGTCATCACCCGCTGGAAGAACCACCACTGGCTCTATCTCAATGGAGCCGAGCAGTTCAGCAGCTATGACGAAGAGCGATACCACGAACCTCTGGTGCATCCGGCCATGAAAGCCGCTGCCGCCCGTCATCAGGTGTTGATTCTGGGCGGCGGCGACGGACTGGCCCTGCGCGAAGTCCTCAAGCATCCCGAGGTGGAGGCGGTGGACCTGGTCGACCTCGATCCGGCCATGACACGGCTGGGCCGCAATCATCCGGTTCTGCTGCAACTCAATCAGGAGGCATTTGAAGATGAGCGGGTGACGGTCGTCAACCAGGACGCCTACGCTTTTCTCGACGAAAGCTCGCAGATTTACGACGTCATCATCGTCGATTTGCCCGACCCCAAGTCGGTGGAACTGGCCCGCCTCTACAGCCTCGAGTTCTACAGCTTGGCCTCGCGTCAGTTGGCTCAGGGAGGCGTTCTGGTGACTCAAGCCACCAGTCCGCTCTTCGCCCGCCGCGCCTTTTTGTGCATTTACAAGACCATGGGCGAGGCCGGACTCTCCACCGCCGCCATGCACAACCACGTCCCCACCATGGGAGAGTGGGGCTGGGTAGTGGGAATCAAGGGACCGCCGCTGAGCAGCGAGCAGGTGAGGGAGCGCTTGCTGGAGCTGGATTTCCAGGACTTGTCCACGCGCTACCTCGACCGCGACGCCCTCCACACGCTACTCTATTTCGGCAAGGACACCTTCCGCGACCTGGAGGCAATCGAGGTCAACCGCCAGATGTCCTTACGCTTGCAACGCTACTATCAGGGGGGCGATTGGGACCTCTATTGA
- a CDS encoding YbjN domain-containing protein, translating to MSDNMDLVRNYVLDMDLDVVHEDENEEVIVVRDDDNGIHNLILDCEPPIVILEQFIMPVPSQPGDLFERLLKMNSTLVHGAFVLDDDGKRVYFRDTLQLENLDHNELEASISALSLAMAEHADELLRYAKSN from the coding sequence ATGTCCGACAACATGGACTTGGTAAGAAATTACGTGCTCGATATGGACCTGGATGTCGTCCACGAGGACGAAAACGAAGAAGTCATCGTGGTGCGGGACGACGACAACGGCATCCACAACCTGATTCTCGACTGCGAACCCCCCATCGTCATCTTGGAGCAGTTCATCATGCCGGTGCCGTCCCAGCCGGGCGATCTTTTCGAGCGCCTTCTCAAAATGAACAGCACCTTGGTGCACGGAGCCTTCGTGCTCGATGATGACGGCAAGAGGGTTTACTTTCGCGACACCTTGCAGTTGGAGAATTTGGACCACAACGAGCTGGAGGCTTCCATCAGCGCTCTTTCGCTGGCCATGGCCGAGCATGCCGACGAACTCTTGCGTTACGCCAAATCGAACTAA
- a CDS encoding PspA/IM30 family protein — protein MSIFRRIFRVAQSEAHSVVDQLEDPIKMTEQGLRDLKDDLRDALASLAQVKSLAIRLKKESEDAKKRAADYERKAMMLLKKMQSGELEAERAESLAQEALTKKEESDMRSKQQMGEHETQQKMADQLQAKIEKLKRSIARYENELTTLKARAKTAESMRKINQQMSSIDSSGTIAMLEKMKAKVQEEETLAEAYGEIAGQETSVDDEIEGALGTQASAKAADSLADLKKKMGIQ, from the coding sequence ATGAGCATCTTTCGAAGAATCTTCAGAGTGGCCCAATCGGAAGCCCATTCGGTGGTGGACCAACTGGAGGATCCCATCAAGATGACCGAACAAGGGTTGCGCGACCTCAAGGACGACTTGCGCGATGCATTGGCCAGCCTGGCCCAGGTGAAATCATTGGCCATCCGCCTCAAGAAGGAATCGGAGGACGCCAAAAAGCGTGCCGCCGACTACGAGCGCAAGGCCATGATGCTGCTCAAGAAGATGCAGTCCGGCGAGCTGGAAGCCGAGCGGGCCGAATCGCTGGCCCAGGAAGCTCTCACCAAGAAAGAGGAGAGCGACATGAGGTCCAAGCAACAAATGGGCGAGCACGAGACCCAGCAGAAGATGGCCGACCAACTGCAGGCCAAAATCGAGAAGCTGAAGCGCTCCATCGCCCGCTACGAAAACGAGCTGACGACACTCAAAGCCCGGGCCAAGACGGCCGAGTCGATGCGCAAGATCAACCAGCAGATGTCTTCCATCGATTCCTCAGGGACCATCGCCATGCTGGAAAAGATGAAGGCCAAGGTTCAGGAAGAAGAAACCTTGGCCGAGGCTTACGGCGAAATCGCCGGACAGGAAACCAGCGTGGACGATGAGATCGAAGGCGCCCTGGGGACTCAGGCCAGCGCTAAAGCCGCCGATTCTCTGGCCGATTTGAAGAAGAAGATGGGCATTCAATAA
- a CDS encoding S8 family serine peptidase gives MYVPSDFPRFVSRFLLFCVIVAGSLLWARCVLMTANGQASGPPQSKLSPFLQRKLEAGGATARLPVIVEVRGRQAWNRLPRSRSARMIGRSSSLSARLSLEELRLWDRHPEVVRISYDAPLRTFSSASRLAPPSPASLSEPFLQSLGAAGLASQGRDGAGVGVAVFDSGIADLPDLEGKVVHRVDFSDGAGQQSGWRRAGFDPYGHGTHVAGILAASGLSADVRGIAPGIHLIDVRVIDAAGRGRASGLIAAIEWVIDNRRRFNIRVANLSLGHLPLQSPHTDPLARAAARMAAAGIVTVASAGNFGRTPRGDRLWGLIASPAHHPDLITVSPLNTRGSAHIDDDLATTYGSRGPALWDGGLKPDLTAPGNRIPSLAAPGSSLQRQRWRSGQDPRTLELSGASMAVPYVAGAAALLLQAAPEMQPSMLKRILTLSSRRLARPHLLEQGSGLPHLPSALRLAESLNGLPVSALLLTPSQTPAASGAIWTDGAIWTDGAIWTDGAIWTDGAIWTDSTTEDPE, from the coding sequence ATGTACGTTCCATCCGATTTCCCCCGATTCGTTTCGCGCTTTCTTCTTTTCTGCGTGATTGTGGCGGGTTCTTTGCTCTGGGCCAGATGCGTCCTGATGACGGCCAACGGCCAGGCTTCGGGTCCTCCCCAAAGCAAGCTCTCGCCCTTTCTCCAGCGCAAGCTGGAGGCAGGCGGCGCGACCGCCCGACTCCCTGTAATCGTCGAAGTGCGCGGGCGGCAGGCTTGGAACCGCCTGCCCCGCTCGCGCTCGGCTCGCATGATCGGCCGCTCAAGCTCTCTCAGCGCCAGGCTCAGCCTTGAGGAATTGCGCCTGTGGGACCGTCACCCCGAGGTGGTGCGGATCTCCTACGACGCGCCGCTGCGGACTTTCAGCTCAGCGTCCCGCTTGGCGCCGCCTTCTCCGGCCAGCCTGTCGGAGCCCTTCCTCCAATCCCTGGGCGCAGCCGGCCTGGCCTCCCAAGGACGCGACGGAGCCGGCGTGGGAGTGGCGGTCTTCGACTCCGGCATCGCCGACCTTCCTGATCTGGAGGGCAAGGTGGTGCATCGCGTCGACTTCAGCGATGGGGCGGGGCAGCAATCCGGCTGGCGGCGCGCCGGATTCGACCCTTACGGCCATGGCACCCACGTGGCCGGAATCCTGGCCGCTTCGGGCTTGAGCGCCGACGTTCGGGGCATAGCCCCGGGCATTCACCTCATCGACGTGCGGGTGATCGACGCCGCTGGACGCGGACGGGCCAGCGGCCTCATCGCAGCCATCGAATGGGTGATCGACAACCGCCGCCGCTTCAACATTCGGGTGGCCAACCTTTCCCTGGGTCACCTTCCCCTGCAGTCGCCGCACACCGATCCCCTGGCCCGGGCCGCCGCCCGCATGGCAGCAGCGGGAATCGTGACGGTGGCCTCGGCGGGCAACTTCGGACGCACGCCGCGTGGCGACCGCCTGTGGGGACTGATCGCTTCTCCCGCGCACCATCCCGACCTCATCACGGTTTCGCCTCTCAACACCCGCGGTTCGGCTCACATCGATGACGACCTGGCCACCACCTATGGCTCTCGCGGACCGGCCCTCTGGGACGGCGGACTCAAACCCGACCTGACCGCTCCCGGAAACCGCATCCCTTCGCTGGCGGCGCCGGGCAGCAGCCTGCAGCGTCAGCGTTGGCGCAGCGGGCAGGATCCCCGCACTCTCGAACTCAGCGGCGCCAGCATGGCGGTGCCTTACGTGGCGGGCGCCGCCGCGCTGCTCTTGCAGGCGGCTCCCGAGATGCAGCCCTCCATGCTCAAGCGCATCCTGACGCTCTCCTCCCGCCGCCTGGCGCGTCCCCATCTGCTCGAGCAAGGCAGCGGACTCCCCCATCTCCCTTCGGCCTTGAGGCTGGCCGAATCGCTGAACGGACTGCCCGTCTCGGCCCTGCTCCTCACCCCGTCACAGACCCCCGCCGCAAGCGGCGCCATCTGGACCGACGGAGCGATATGGACCGATGGGGCGATTTGGACCGACGGCGCCATCTGGACCGACGGCGCCATTTGGACAGACAGCACCACTGAAGACCCCGAATAA
- a CDS encoding carboxypeptidase regulatory-like domain-containing protein, with protein sequence MSRLRGLLALMMMLTLVVFAAACGGGGGGGEEGDSAGGGGDEASGTAQTAPSGTAKISGTVVFEGTAPTPRPLSMEADPKCQEMHETPPMNEMLMLGEGKTLANAIVRVTGGLPEGSHATPSDPVIIDQKGCKYVPRVVGLMANQTLRFHNSDGILHNVHALPNVNREFNVPMPASVTETDKTFSRPEAPFEVKCDVHPWMKAWVQVFEHPYFAVTGADGSYEIAGLPAGTYTVELWHEVFGTQSQEVTVTDGGTATADFTTKPPQR encoded by the coding sequence ATGAGCAGATTGAGAGGATTACTGGCCTTGATGATGATGCTGACGTTGGTGGTTTTCGCCGCCGCCTGCGGAGGCGGGGGCGGAGGCGGCGAAGAAGGCGACTCGGCCGGCGGAGGCGGGGACGAGGCCTCCGGCACGGCCCAGACCGCGCCCAGCGGCACTGCCAAGATTTCGGGGACCGTCGTGTTCGAGGGCACCGCGCCCACGCCGCGTCCTCTGAGCATGGAAGCCGACCCCAAGTGCCAAGAGATGCACGAGACCCCGCCCATGAACGAAATGCTGATGCTGGGCGAAGGAAAGACTTTGGCCAATGCCATCGTGCGCGTGACCGGCGGACTTCCCGAGGGCAGCCACGCCACTCCTTCCGATCCCGTCATCATCGACCAGAAGGGATGCAAGTACGTGCCCCGCGTAGTGGGCCTGATGGCCAACCAGACGCTGCGCTTCCATAATTCGGACGGCATCCTGCACAACGTGCACGCTTTGCCCAACGTCAACCGCGAGTTCAACGTGCCCATGCCGGCCTCGGTCACCGAAACGGACAAGACCTTCTCCAGGCCTGAAGCCCCCTTCGAGGTCAAATGCGATGTCCACCCCTGGATGAAGGCCTGGGTCCAGGTCTTCGAACATCCCTACTTCGCCGTCACCGGAGCCGACGGGAGCTATGAGATCGCAGGACTTCCCGCCGGAACCTACACGGTGGAACTGTGGCACGAGGTGTTCGGAACGCAAAGCCAGGAAGTGACCGTTACCGACGGCGGAACGGCCACCGCCGACTTCACCACCAAACCGCCCCAGCGGTAG
- a CDS encoding cbb3-type cytochrome c oxidase subunit I, with protein MGGNHDHTRTDHPEEFDHPEEHGHHEHHELGFWRKYVFSVDHKVIGIQYSITALLFLFFGFCLMMIMRWQLAFPEQPLPFLGALLGDGMPGGVMLPDFYNELGAMHGTIMVFLGVVPLAVGGFGNFVVPLQIGAPDMAFPRLNMFSYHVYWIGGVVMLASFFLPGGAANSGWTAYPPLSVIATIGQTFWLLGMVFLITSSLFGAINFITTIIQLRAPGLSFMRLPFFVWAQFVTAFLLLLAFPPLEGAAILQLMDRLADTSFFMPSGLVVSGQVLELSGGGSPILWQHLFWFLAHPEVYVLILPAMGIVSEIIANNTRKPLWGYKSLVYALVFLGFMSFIVWAHHMFITGMGTAMAAFFQTTTMIISIPSVIILTALLLSLWGASIRFNTPMLFALAFLPMFGIGGLTGLPLGLTATDIPLHDTYYVIGHFHYVVAPGTIFALMAGVYYWFPKATGRRMNEFLGKLHFWPSLIFMNGIFFPMLIQGMAGVSRRLYDGGAIYDFAQDTLYLNQVMSYSAWGLGLVQIPFIFNFFWSIWKGAKVGRNPWQATTLEWLAPSPPPHGNFETVPEVYRGPYEYNVPGSGDDGYIPQYKSKGGGE; from the coding sequence ATGGGGGGCAACCACGACCATACCAGGACCGACCATCCCGAGGAATTCGACCACCCGGAAGAGCATGGGCACCATGAGCATCACGAACTGGGCTTTTGGCGCAAGTACGTCTTCTCGGTCGATCACAAGGTCATCGGAATCCAGTACTCCATCACCGCTTTGTTGTTCCTGTTTTTCGGCTTCTGCCTGATGATGATCATGCGCTGGCAGCTGGCCTTTCCCGAGCAGCCGCTGCCCTTTCTGGGAGCCCTGCTGGGAGACGGGATGCCGGGCGGGGTCATGCTGCCCGACTTCTACAACGAGTTGGGGGCCATGCATGGCACCATCATGGTCTTCCTGGGCGTCGTCCCGCTGGCGGTCGGCGGATTCGGCAATTTCGTGGTGCCCCTGCAGATCGGGGCCCCCGACATGGCCTTCCCCCGCCTCAACATGTTCAGCTACCACGTCTACTGGATCGGCGGCGTGGTCATGCTGGCCAGCTTCTTCCTTCCCGGAGGAGCCGCCAACTCGGGCTGGACGGCCTATCCGCCGCTCTCGGTCATCGCCACCATCGGACAGACCTTCTGGCTGCTGGGAATGGTCTTCCTCATCACCTCTTCGCTCTTCGGAGCCATCAACTTCATCACCACCATCATTCAACTGCGGGCTCCCGGGCTCAGCTTCATGCGTCTGCCTTTCTTCGTCTGGGCCCAATTCGTTACGGCCTTCCTGCTGCTGCTGGCTTTCCCGCCGCTGGAAGGGGCCGCCATCCTGCAGTTGATGGACCGTCTGGCCGATACCAGCTTCTTCATGCCTTCGGGCCTGGTGGTGAGCGGACAGGTGCTGGAGCTGAGCGGCGGCGGCAGCCCCATTCTGTGGCAGCATCTGTTCTGGTTCCTGGCCCACCCCGAGGTTTACGTCCTCATTCTTCCGGCCATGGGAATCGTGTCCGAGATCATCGCCAACAACACGCGCAAGCCCCTGTGGGGCTACAAGTCGCTGGTCTACGCGCTCGTCTTCCTGGGATTCATGAGCTTCATCGTGTGGGCCCACCACATGTTCATCACTGGGATGGGAACGGCCATGGCCGCCTTCTTCCAGACCACGACCATGATCATCTCTATCCCCTCGGTGATCATTTTGACGGCCCTGCTCTTATCGCTGTGGGGGGCGTCGATCCGCTTCAACACCCCCATGCTCTTCGCCCTGGCCTTCTTGCCCATGTTCGGCATCGGCGGACTGACCGGACTGCCTTTGGGACTGACGGCGACCGACATTCCGCTGCACGATACCTACTACGTCATCGGGCACTTCCACTATGTGGTGGCGCCCGGCACCATCTTCGCCCTCATGGCGGGGGTCTACTACTGGTTCCCCAAAGCCACCGGACGCCGCATGAACGAGTTCTTGGGCAAGCTTCACTTTTGGCCCTCGCTGATCTTCATGAACGGAATCTTCTTCCCCATGCTCATCCAGGGGATGGCGGGCGTTTCCAGGCGTCTTTACGACGGCGGCGCCATTTACGACTTCGCCCAGGACACGCTCTACCTCAACCAGGTCATGTCTTACTCGGCCTGGGGACTGGGACTTGTCCAGATCCCCTTTATTTTCAACTTCTTCTGGAGCATCTGGAAAGGCGCCAAGGTGGGACGCAACCCCTGGCAAGCCACCACCTTGGAATGGCTGGCTCCCTCGCCGCCGCCTCACGGCAACTTCGAGACCGTGCCTGAGGTCTACCGCGGGCCCTATGAGTACAACGTCCCCGGATCGGGCGACGACGGCTACATTCCCCAGTACAAGTCCAAGGGAGGTGGAGAATGA
- a CDS encoding cytochrome c oxidase subunit 3 — translation MSSEIPYTVDVRPDTGLNNVKIGIWLFLASEVMLFGSFFASYILLRVGAAPGTWPEGASILNVPLAFVNTVVLITSSVTMVMAWASLKRKDLGKYKLYMGLTILCGVIFMVIKAVEYNSKFAHDPPLLPSSSTFLAIYFTMTGLHALHVVGGSVVNAYLWGPGAKLWKTDPEMFTNRVEAAGLFWHLVDLIWIFLFPVLYLL, via the coding sequence ATGAGCAGCGAGATTCCCTACACGGTCGACGTCCGGCCCGATACCGGACTCAACAACGTCAAGATCGGCATCTGGCTCTTTCTGGCCTCTGAAGTGATGCTCTTCGGGTCCTTCTTCGCCTCCTACATCCTTCTGCGCGTGGGCGCGGCGCCGGGGACCTGGCCGGAAGGAGCGTCGATACTCAACGTGCCTCTGGCCTTCGTCAACACGGTGGTGCTCATCACCTCCTCGGTGACCATGGTCATGGCCTGGGCTTCGCTCAAGCGCAAGGACCTGGGCAAATACAAGCTCTACATGGGCCTGACCATCCTCTGCGGCGTCATCTTCATGGTCATCAAGGCCGTCGAATACAATTCCAAGTTCGCCCACGATCCGCCTTTGCTGCCCAGTTCAAGCACCTTCCTGGCCATCTACTTCACCATGACCGGGCTGCACGCCCTTCACGTGGTGGGAGGAAGCGTGGTCAACGCCTACCTTTGGGGACCGGGGGCCAAGCTGTGGAAAACCGATCCCGAGATGTTCACCAACCGGGTGGAGGCTGCCGGGCTCTTCTGGCACCTGGTCGACCTCATTTGGATCTTCTTGTTCCCCGTTCTCTATCTGCTCTAG
- a CDS encoding cytochrome C oxidase subunit IV family protein yields the protein MAHEMSEEEIRKHVRVYLFVFGALLALTVITVAASYLHHVVPMSVSIVIALFIAIIKGSLVACYFMHLIDERKMIYWTLILTAVFFVGLLLLPFFSKLDQVQT from the coding sequence ATGGCCCATGAGATGAGTGAAGAGGAAATCAGAAAACACGTCCGCGTCTACTTGTTCGTCTTCGGCGCCCTGCTGGCGCTGACGGTCATCACGGTGGCCGCTTCTTACCTGCATCACGTGGTGCCGATGTCGGTTTCCATCGTCATCGCGCTCTTCATCGCCATCATCAAGGGATCGCTGGTGGCCTGCTACTTCATGCACCTGATCGACGAGCGCAAGATGATCTATTGGACGCTCATCCTGACGGCGGTTTTCTTTGTCGGGCTGCTGCTGCTGCCCTTCTTTTCGAAGCTTGATCAAGTGCAGACTTGA
- a CDS encoding class I SAM-dependent methyltransferase, whose amino-acid sequence MPQPRCPLCGSGESLSLCKAPDRQSPQRPRPRWEVRRCRQCGIGWTHPQPTPEQIRQAYPSAYLGDTEKTMLEFRRGKLQKSRSWRNETDKVRHLERHLQRGRILDVGCADGKFLWALDPQRWQRCGLEFLEETVGLVSREMPGLQLTAGRLGQESLPESSFDAVTLWHVLEHLPRPPQALQRLNALLKPGGFLLLAVPNLDSLQARLFARHWMGLDVPRHLFHYSPHVLSKLVEDAGFTLVEQRFQSSPVNIHHIKHSLLEWSLHRFSSRLPYYLLKWSVFCLNWAERLSARYGMLLIVARKKADMRDLR is encoded by the coding sequence TTGCCTCAGCCCCGCTGCCCCCTGTGCGGGTCGGGGGAAAGCCTGAGCCTGTGCAAGGCCCCTGACCGCCAATCGCCTCAGCGTCCGCGCCCCCGCTGGGAGGTGCGCCGCTGCCGGCAATGCGGCATCGGCTGGACCCATCCCCAGCCCACGCCCGAACAGATCCGCCAGGCCTATCCTTCCGCTTACCTGGGCGACACCGAGAAGACGATGCTGGAGTTCCGAAGGGGGAAATTGCAGAAGTCGCGCTCCTGGCGCAATGAAACCGACAAGGTGCGTCACCTGGAGCGCCACCTGCAGAGAGGACGCATCCTCGACGTGGGCTGCGCCGACGGCAAATTTCTGTGGGCGCTTGATCCGCAGAGGTGGCAGCGCTGCGGACTGGAGTTTCTGGAGGAGACGGTGGGCCTGGTCTCGCGGGAGATGCCCGGCCTGCAACTGACCGCCGGGAGGCTGGGGCAGGAGTCGCTGCCCGAGTCCTCCTTCGACGCCGTCACCCTCTGGCACGTGCTGGAACATCTGCCCCGTCCGCCTCAGGCCCTGCAGCGCCTTAACGCGCTGCTCAAGCCGGGCGGATTCCTGCTGCTGGCCGTCCCCAACCTGGACAGCCTGCAGGCCCGCCTCTTCGCTCGTCACTGGATGGGGCTGGATGTTCCCCGCCATCTCTTCCACTACTCGCCCCACGTCCTCAGCAAGCTGGTGGAGGACGCCGGCTTCACCCTGGTGGAGCAGCGCTTTCAGTCCTCTCCCGTCAACATTCACCACATCAAGCACAGCCTGCTGGAGTGGAGCCTTCACCGCTTCTCCTCGCGCCTGCCCTACTACTTGCTGAAATGGAGCGTCTTCTGTTTAAACTGGGCCGAGCGCCTGAGCGCCCGCTACGGAATGCTCCTGATCGTCGCCCGCAAGAAGGCGGACATGAGAGACCTACGATGA